TGCCGACCAGTGACGAGGTAGTCGTGGAGACCGCTGTCGCCGGCGGCAAACGAAAGCGCGCGCAGGGACGGGTAAAGGCGGCGCCGGCAGCCCGCGCGCTGGCAAAAAAAATGGGGCTGGACCTGGCCTCGGTGCCAGCCAGCGGCAAGTTCGGCCAGGTTACCGCCGATGATGTGCGCCAGGCTTCGCAAGCCGGGTCGGTAAGCGCCGCACCGAGCGCTCCGCTGGTCCTCGGCAAAGCGGAACCATTGCGTGGTCCGCGTAGGGCGATGGCACAAAGCATGTCTTTGGCCAGGGACCAGGTGTCGCCTTGTACGATTTTCGATGATGCGGATATCCACAGCTGGCTGAGGAAAAACGATATCACCGCCCGCGTATTGCGCGCGATAGCCGCGGGATGCAGTGCCGAACCCGGTCTGAACGCCTTTTATGACGAAGCAGCCAAAAGCCGCGAGATGCATCAGCGTGTCGACATCGCCATGGCGGTCGATACGCCGGATGGCCTGCTGGTTCCGGTGGTACGTGACGTCGCCGGCAAAGACGCCACTCAGTTGCGCGCGGATATCAACCGGATCAAGAAAACGACCCATGAGCGATCGGTCGCACCCGCCGACATGCGGGATTATACGATCACGCTATCGAATTTCGGGATGCTGGCCGGCCGTTATGCGACACCGGTCGTGGTACCGCCCACCGTGGCGATCCTGGGCACTGGCGGAATCCGCCATGACGTCATCGCCGTGATCGGAGGAGTCGAGGTTCACCGCCGAATACCCCTGTCGCTGACCTTCGACCACCGTTGCGTTACCGGTGGTGAAGCATGCCGTTTCCTGGCCGCGGTCATCGCCGACCTCGGGGCGGAAGAGTAGCGTCACAAGTCTGTGCCGGGAGCTTATGCGATGGAAATTATCCGTGGCCAACAATCTCCTGGCAAAGTTTTCGATATTTGGCTTTTTCCCGGCCTGATATGTGTTTAATATTGCCTCGCCGTCAGCACACCGGACACCCGCCATGCAGCGTAGACTCTACGATTCCCG
The sequence above is drawn from the Pseudomonadota bacterium genome and encodes:
- a CDS encoding 2-oxo acid dehydrogenase subunit E2, giving the protein MKTFMLPDLGEGLPEAEIVTWHVKEGDKIKVDEPLLSVETAKAVVEVPSPFTGTVVKLYAAEGGIVETGKPLADFQVEGESESLPGNAAKNKNNGDTGTVVGNMPTSDEVVVETAVAGGKRKRAQGRVKAAPAARALAKKMGLDLASVPASGKFGQVTADDVRQASQAGSVSAAPSAPLVLGKAEPLRGPRRAMAQSMSLARDQVSPCTIFDDADIHSWLRKNDITARVLRAIAAGCSAEPGLNAFYDEAAKSREMHQRVDIAMAVDTPDGLLVPVVRDVAGKDATQLRADINRIKKTTHERSVAPADMRDYTITLSNFGMLAGRYATPVVVPPTVAILGTGGIRHDVIAVIGGVEVHRRIPLSLTFDHRCVTGGEACRFLAAVIADLGAEE